In the Phaeobacter gallaeciensis genome, one interval contains:
- a CDS encoding helix-turn-helix domain-containing protein: MSELLPFCKIKLQYLLEMVTDHELDDNALRVALYLALAHADHETGESRPSFETIGAAIGKHAKSVKRALNKVEAAGYMTIERGTNKGNSSRYRPTEAAMKRATERRREGDKVVPLGRAKGGQSCPQSGTDLSAKGGQDRPPNREQELRKERGRASAPDLPDEGQSGETRSKRAPDGQHLVFVPRGICFVRDWNERLAREGMTTLERSLPMSPHEHHLGYWLPARTPAPVGSTEWRDQLDFLRNLIRETSENAEHRHAI, from the coding sequence ATGTCTGAGCTTCTGCCCTTCTGCAAGATCAAGCTGCAATACCTGCTGGAGATGGTCACCGACCACGAGCTGGACGACAACGCCCTGCGCGTGGCGCTCTACCTGGCGCTGGCACATGCTGACCATGAGACCGGAGAGAGCCGCCCCTCGTTCGAGACCATCGGCGCGGCCATCGGCAAGCACGCCAAGTCGGTCAAGCGGGCGCTGAACAAGGTCGAGGCGGCGGGTTACATGACCATCGAGCGCGGGACCAACAAGGGGAACTCGTCGCGTTATCGTCCGACCGAAGCGGCCATGAAACGGGCAACCGAGCGTCGCCGGGAGGGGGACAAGGTTGTCCCGCTTGGCCGCGCCAAAGGGGGACAATCCTGTCCGCAAAGCGGGACAGACCTGTCCGCGAAAGGGGGACAGGATCGCCCCCCGAACAGAGAACAAGAACTTAGAAAAGAACGAGGGCGCGCGTCCGCGCCGGATTTGCCCGATGAAGGGCAATCCGGCGAAACCCGCTCAAAACGAGCCCCGGACGGCCAGCACCTGGTCTTCGTGCCGAGGGGCATCTGCTTTGTCCGTGACTGGAACGAGAGGTTGGCTCGGGAAGGCATGACCACGCTGGAACGCAGCCTGCCCATGTCACCGCACGAACATCACTTGGGATACTGGCTTCCGGCACGGACACCGGCCCCAGTGGGCAGCACAGAATGGCGGGATCAGCTTGATTTCCTGCGGAATCTGATCCGCGAGACGTCTGAAAACGCGGAGCACCGCCATGCGATCTGA
- a CDS encoding plasmid mobilization protein, protein MSYAGADDTGPCEGRQASPSNPTGAGRTRAKEPLTETFVFRCTAAEKAELRAKAEAAGLPAATLLREALGLTEARRRKPVPRVDPALVLAVGRIGGNLNQIARWLNRAMLAGRTDLDSLTVARRLLVIERQLAQLLEEARRC, encoded by the coding sequence ATGTCATACGCTGGCGCGGATGACACGGGACCTTGCGAGGGGCGGCAAGCCTCCCCTTCGAACCCCACCGGCGCGGGCAGGACCCGCGCAAAGGAGCCGCTGACGGAGACCTTCGTCTTCCGTTGCACGGCGGCTGAGAAAGCCGAGCTGCGCGCCAAGGCCGAGGCCGCAGGCCTGCCCGCCGCAACGCTCCTGCGTGAGGCGCTTGGCCTGACCGAGGCGCGCCGCCGCAAGCCCGTGCCGCGCGTCGATCCGGCGCTGGTGCTGGCGGTCGGGCGCATTGGCGGCAACCTCAACCAGATCGCACGCTGGCTGAACCGCGCGATGCTGGCGGGGCGCACCGACCTCGACAGTCTGACCGTCGCGCGCCGCCTGCTGGTGATCGAACGCCAGCTTGCCCAGCTCCTCGAAGAGGCGCGGCGGTGCTGA
- a CDS encoding BPTD_3080 family restriction endonuclease, translated as MSLIINRPWERPEQHWVEGKGGKLEIKPKRRPASYEVFDARNNTKRTEVLAMVNTIRDRVDQWREDGYPGVTIVTRKLLEHWHDETARQHPFYFCQLEAIETLIWWVEGAEAYKQGIHVPGDGGAWERLCNKMATGAGKTTVMAMIITWQVLNALTYPKRNKDFSRAVFIVAPGLTVKGRLQVLMPSEGSYYDEFNLCPSESMRQKLNQAEVLIENWHTLMPLKEVQRSVVQKGKESDEAFTRRVLGKLAAHKDIIVINDEAHHAYRKPPELKISKKQAADQGIDLDEATRWIEGLDRIHKTRRIQRCFDLSATPFAPTGKKSTDTALFDWIISDFGLNDAIEAGLVKTPRVVVRDDALPDAKTLQSRLYHIYRDKSVSEDLNRAKAEPHEALPKLVQDAYTLLGADWRETAKDWAEAGHHSPPVMLTVCNRTETAARIENYFNQGDAHWPELQAPNKTLRVDSKVLDKAEIGEAATSDKAYDQRLQEIVEASDIPETRKRQLGELKKEELLREIIDNVGKRGQAGQDLQNVISVAMLSEGWDAKNVTHIMGLRAFTSQLLCEQVVGRGLRRVSYDTDENGLFLPEYVNVFGVPLSISEAGEPGEAPPPPKPTTQIEVIPERANLEIKWPNVVRVESVVRRELSVEWSAVETLTLDPASTPISADLAPALGGATDMGKVSSIDLEKLPDGFRLQRLVFQAARKGFAGLSHSFKGSEDLLAAQLVRIVEEFIDSGALHVPSLFHSDPLRRRILIALNIDLVVQHLMQSVFEQNRTKLTPIFDEENPIGSTGQMRTWYTTKPNFPAFKSHISHLVGDSSWEGHAANVFEQSDEVLAYAKNDHLGFQIQYLWSGSRRRYIPDFLVKLTSGKLLALEIKGTDSPQNKAKRDALAEWVEAVNDVGGFGLWSWDVAFAPAEIKDIVLRHV; from the coding sequence ATGTCCCTGATCATCAACCGCCCGTGGGAGCGGCCAGAGCAGCACTGGGTCGAGGGCAAAGGCGGCAAGCTGGAGATCAAGCCGAAGCGGCGGCCTGCCAGTTACGAGGTCTTCGACGCGCGCAACAACACCAAGCGTACAGAAGTGCTGGCCATGGTCAACACGATCCGCGACCGCGTGGATCAGTGGCGCGAGGACGGCTATCCGGGCGTGACAATTGTGACGCGTAAGTTGTTGGAGCATTGGCATGATGAGACGGCGCGCCAACATCCGTTCTATTTCTGCCAGTTGGAAGCGATTGAGACACTGATCTGGTGGGTCGAGGGCGCGGAAGCCTACAAGCAGGGTATCCATGTGCCCGGCGATGGCGGTGCCTGGGAGCGGCTCTGCAACAAGATGGCGACCGGCGCGGGCAAGACGACGGTGATGGCGATGATCATCACGTGGCAGGTGCTGAACGCGCTGACCTATCCCAAGCGAAACAAGGATTTCAGCCGCGCGGTGTTCATCGTGGCCCCTGGCCTGACGGTGAAGGGCCGGTTGCAGGTGCTAATGCCGTCTGAGGGCAGTTACTACGATGAGTTCAATCTGTGCCCCTCGGAGTCGATGCGCCAGAAGCTGAATCAGGCCGAGGTGCTGATCGAGAACTGGCACACGCTGATGCCGTTGAAGGAAGTGCAGCGGTCGGTCGTTCAGAAGGGCAAGGAGTCCGACGAGGCCTTCACCCGTCGCGTTCTGGGCAAGCTGGCCGCGCACAAGGACATCATCGTCATCAACGACGAGGCGCACCACGCTTATCGGAAGCCGCCTGAGCTGAAGATTTCCAAGAAGCAGGCAGCGGATCAAGGTATCGACCTGGACGAGGCCACGCGCTGGATCGAAGGCTTGGACCGCATCCACAAAACGCGGCGCATCCAACGTTGTTTCGATCTGTCCGCGACGCCATTTGCCCCGACGGGCAAGAAGAGCACTGACACGGCATTGTTCGATTGGATCATCTCGGATTTCGGGCTGAATGACGCAATTGAGGCGGGGCTGGTGAAGACGCCGCGCGTTGTGGTGCGGGATGATGCGCTGCCAGATGCCAAAACGCTGCAATCAAGGCTCTACCACATCTATCGTGACAAGTCGGTCTCCGAAGACCTGAACCGTGCCAAGGCTGAACCGCACGAAGCTTTGCCAAAGCTGGTTCAGGACGCTTACACGCTGCTTGGGGCGGATTGGCGTGAGACGGCAAAGGACTGGGCCGAAGCCGGGCATCACTCGCCGCCGGTCATGTTGACAGTCTGCAATCGGACAGAGACAGCAGCCCGGATTGAAAACTATTTCAACCAGGGCGATGCCCATTGGCCGGAGCTTCAGGCCCCGAATAAAACCCTTCGCGTTGACTCGAAGGTGCTGGACAAGGCGGAGATTGGCGAAGCAGCAACGTCGGACAAGGCGTATGATCAGCGCCTTCAGGAGATCGTTGAGGCCTCTGACATTCCTGAAACGAGGAAGCGTCAGCTCGGCGAGCTGAAGAAGGAAGAACTGCTCCGCGAGATCATCGACAATGTCGGCAAACGCGGTCAGGCCGGGCAAGACCTTCAGAACGTGATTTCGGTGGCGATGCTATCCGAGGGGTGGGATGCAAAGAACGTCACCCACATCATGGGTCTGCGCGCCTTCACGTCGCAGTTGCTGTGCGAACAAGTCGTTGGTCGGGGACTTCGGCGGGTTTCCTATGATACCGACGAGAATGGTCTGTTTCTACCGGAATACGTGAACGTCTTCGGCGTTCCTCTTTCAATCTCCGAAGCTGGGGAACCCGGTGAAGCGCCACCTCCGCCTAAACCGACAACACAGATTGAAGTCATTCCTGAACGTGCCAATCTGGAGATCAAATGGCCGAACGTGGTTCGTGTCGAGTCGGTTGTCCGTCGCGAGTTGTCTGTCGAATGGTCGGCCGTTGAGACGCTTACGCTTGATCCTGCCTCCACGCCCATCAGCGCGGACCTAGCCCCTGCTCTAGGCGGTGCAACCGACATGGGCAAAGTTTCCTCGATTGACTTGGAAAAGCTCCCGGACGGCTTCAGGCTTCAACGCCTCGTGTTTCAAGCAGCCCGAAAGGGGTTCGCTGGTCTGTCTCATAGCTTCAAAGGGTCGGAAGACCTGCTTGCCGCGCAACTTGTCCGGATAGTCGAAGAATTCATCGACTCCGGGGCGCTGCATGTTCCGTCGCTTTTCCACTCCGATCCTCTAAGGCGTCGCATTCTGATCGCACTCAACATCGATCTGGTTGTTCAGCATCTCATGCAAAGCGTTTTTGAGCAGAACAGGACAAAGTTGACGCCGATCTTCGACGAAGAAAACCCAATCGGCTCCACGGGACAAATGCGCACCTGGTACACGACCAAGCCCAACTTCCCTGCTTTTAAGTCACATATCAGCCATTTGGTGGGGGATTCCTCCTGGGAAGGGCATGCAGCCAATGTGTTTGAGCAGTCAGACGAAGTATTGGCGTATGCGAAGAACGATCACCTCGGATTTCAAATTCAGTATTTGTGGTCTGGCTCTCGTCGGCGATACATTCCTGATTTTCTAGTGAAGCTCACCAGCGGAAAGCTTTTGGCGTTGGAGATCAAAGGTACGGACAGCCCACAGAACAAGGCAAAAAGAGATGCGTTGGCAGAGTGGGTGGAGGCGGTGAATGATGTGGGAGGGTTTGGGCTGTGGTCTTGGGATGTGGCTTTTGCGCCAGCGGAGATAAAGGACATTGTTTTGAGGCACGTTTGA
- a CDS encoding class I SAM-dependent methyltransferase → MTKASISSCPVCENALGNLTLERRPQVPSLQNVALETPDAARTFPTGALHILRCAACGFVWNDEFDPSHISYDAGYNNDVTASPYYLAHLDAMADRILASVPEDQPIHYVEIGCGEGDFMALLHARGKGRVASLTGFDPSFTGDDNLPDGAVVHRVMFTPDQIDKIPAEANVICSRHTIEHINDVQAFAEALAASMTPERSLFLETPDADWILRNLAFQDFFYEHCSIYTPRSVATLLARHGLACEVVPAYDDQYMWISARMMPSQEASDPTLPTIDDAAAKRYVSETNQIRSQWQGYLETRRKVGPIALWGAASKGVTFSLLFNSTEDAPIDFAIDLNTAKQGCFMPITATPILPPEAARDQGVRTIIIMNPNYEAEIRQHISDLGCGDVEITVLNH, encoded by the coding sequence ATGACGAAGGCTTCAATTTCCTCCTGCCCGGTTTGCGAGAATGCACTTGGGAATCTGACGCTTGAGCGCCGCCCGCAGGTCCCCTCACTTCAGAATGTCGCTCTGGAAACCCCGGATGCCGCGCGAACATTTCCGACCGGGGCGCTGCATATCCTGCGGTGCGCTGCCTGTGGTTTCGTCTGGAACGATGAGTTTGACCCGTCCCATATTTCCTATGATGCCGGATACAACAACGACGTCACCGCATCACCCTATTACCTGGCCCACCTTGATGCCATGGCCGACCGAATTCTCGCCTCGGTGCCCGAAGATCAGCCCATTCACTATGTTGAAATCGGCTGTGGCGAGGGCGATTTCATGGCCCTGCTTCACGCGCGTGGAAAAGGCCGTGTTGCCTCGCTGACCGGATTTGACCCTTCGTTCACGGGCGATGACAACCTGCCTGACGGCGCCGTGGTCCACCGGGTCATGTTCACCCCCGATCAGATCGATAAAATTCCCGCAGAGGCCAATGTCATCTGCTCACGCCACACGATCGAGCATATCAACGATGTTCAGGCCTTTGCCGAGGCGCTGGCAGCGTCAATGACGCCGGAGCGGAGCCTTTTCCTGGAAACGCCGGACGCCGATTGGATTCTGCGCAACCTGGCCTTTCAGGACTTCTTCTACGAGCACTGCTCGATCTACACGCCAAGATCCGTTGCAACGCTTCTGGCCCGCCATGGCCTGGCCTGTGAGGTCGTGCCCGCCTATGACGATCAGTACATGTGGATCTCGGCCCGGATGATGCCGTCACAGGAGGCATCCGACCCCACCCTGCCGACAATCGACGATGCCGCAGCCAAACGGTATGTATCCGAGACCAATCAAATCAGGTCTCAGTGGCAAGGCTATCTTGAGACCCGGCGCAAGGTGGGGCCCATCGCGCTTTGGGGTGCGGCTTCCAAGGGCGTGACCTTTTCCCTGCTTTTCAACAGCACAGAGGACGCGCCGATTGACTTCGCCATTGATCTCAACACTGCAAAGCAAGGCTGTTTCATGCCGATAACCGCCACTCCGATCCTCCCGCCCGAAGCGGCGCGCGATCAGGGGGTGCGGACCATCATTATCATGAACCCCAATTACGAGGCCGAGATTCGCCAGCACATCAGCGACCTGGGCTGTGGCGACGTGGAAATCACAGTTCTCAATCACTAG
- a CDS encoding relaxase/mobilization nuclease domain-containing protein — MLIKFFPNGKGAGAGPVGYLVAERVLAYDGNRDLIRDADGQLLMVTREPLPEVLRGDPSRTEALIDASRHQWSYRAGVISFAAQDAPSEAQQAEVMDAFEQLAFAGLDGEQYDILWVRHSHEDRVELHFCTPRLELTTGRSLNIAPPGYQDTYDSLRDMMNQRHGWADPMELERVQEVRDTIETPTRAHGRDELHAWILDQISMGLIEDRASMIDVLTDAGFELPRVGKAYLTAQDPETGERWRLKGEVFHEDWQADPAEREIERGAGHDTPGLRRLDGIPAGELQDRFDNHCERRAAYHRERYAPLPEREQELVRDADRTDQALADDLALGDFGADRDGDRLDDGRELVLDGAADALGADGTGPDADRPGGTDLADSGPRQDRAEDLHTGRDASHLHQDRGEMNDDAPDSLGARLARLRRAVGDGLRNLSAGIERVRGALDEEAASPVGWYRGLRDVAHTLADRVNAGVAWLAERRGHLQRAGREVERELELSEGRRRVAETELEARERDMDRGLTH; from the coding sequence GTGCTGATCAAGTTCTTCCCCAATGGCAAAGGCGCGGGCGCGGGGCCGGTCGGCTATCTCGTGGCCGAGCGCGTGCTGGCCTATGACGGCAACCGCGACCTGATCCGCGATGCCGACGGCCAGCTCTTGATGGTGACGCGCGAGCCCTTGCCCGAGGTGTTACGTGGCGACCCGAGCCGCACCGAGGCGCTGATCGACGCCAGCCGCCACCAATGGAGCTACCGCGCTGGCGTGATCAGCTTTGCCGCCCAGGATGCCCCCAGTGAGGCGCAGCAGGCCGAGGTCATGGATGCCTTCGAGCAGCTGGCCTTCGCCGGGCTGGACGGCGAGCAGTATGACATTCTCTGGGTCCGCCACAGCCACGAGGATCGCGTAGAGCTGCACTTCTGCACACCGCGCCTTGAGCTGACCACCGGGCGCAGCCTTAACATCGCACCGCCGGGCTATCAGGATACCTATGACAGCCTGCGCGACATGATGAACCAGCGGCACGGCTGGGCCGACCCGATGGAGCTGGAGCGCGTGCAGGAGGTGCGCGACACCATCGAGACCCCGACCCGTGCCCATGGCCGCGACGAGCTGCATGCGTGGATCCTCGATCAGATTTCGATGGGTCTGATCGAGGATCGCGCCAGCATGATCGACGTGCTCACGGACGCAGGCTTCGAGTTGCCCCGCGTCGGCAAGGCCTACCTGACTGCCCAGGACCCCGAGACCGGCGAGCGCTGGCGCCTGAAAGGAGAAGTTTTCCATGAAGACTGGCAAGCCGACCCGGCTGAGCGAGAAATTGAACGCGGAGCTGGACACGATACGCCAGGACTACGCCGACTCGATGGCATCCCAGCTGGAGAGCTTCAGGACCGATTTGACAACCATTGCGAGCGACGCGCGGCGTACCATCGAGAACGATACGCGCCGCTTCCTGAACGAGAACAGGAGCTTGTTCGAGACGCGGACCGAACAGATCAGGCGCTGGCTGACGATCTCGCCTTGGGTGATTTCGGGGCTGATCGTGACGGGGATCGCCTCGATGATGGCCGTGAGCTGGTTCTGGACGGTGCTGCTGACGCGCTCGGAGCTGACGGAACTGGGCCTGACGCGGATCGACCAGGGGGAACAGACCTGGCTGACTCTGGACCCCGACAGGACCGAGCTGAAGACCTGCACACTGGCCGGGACGCCAGTCATCTGCATCAAGATCGAGGAGAGATGAATGACGACGCCCCTGACAGCCTTGGAGCGCGACTTGCTCGCCTGCGTCGAGCGGTTGGTGACGGCCTGCGAAACCTCAGCGCAGGAATTGAGCGGGTTAGAGGCGCGCTCGACGAAGAGGCTGCAAGCCCAGTTGGATGGTATCGCGGGTTGCGCGACGTTGCTCATACGCTCGCAGATCGCGTCAATGCAGGCGTTGCGTGGCTTGCTGAGCGAAGAGGCCACCTACAACGCGCTGGACGCGAAGTTGAACGAGAGCTTGAGCTTAGCGAAGGACGCCGAAGAGTGGCTGAAACAGAGCTAGAGGCGCGGGAGCGGGACATGGACCGGGGGCTGACGCATTAG